The proteins below are encoded in one region of Bacteroides uniformis:
- a CDS encoding glycosyltransferase family 2 protein yields MNKISCFLPYAGKEQVEKTVNSLQATGLIEEIRLITTDTTLESLPGCEILFVDMPYSSATLKAIANAAKGEYTLLYTKETTLEMGMFALERMIHILEDSSAGMVYADHYQIADGKQSNAPVIDYQFGSLRDDFNFGSLLLFNTEKLKEAAGHMKSDYNFAGLYDLRLKLSQHSNLVHINEYLYSEVENDTRKSGEKIFDYVDPKNRDRQIEMEQACTEHLKEIGGYLAPEFKKIEFSAGNFEYEASVIIPVRNRIRTIRDAIKSVLMQKTDFKYNLIIIDNHSTDGTTEAIDEFKDDERLIHIVPERNDLGIGGCWNVGVHHPKCGKFAVQLDSDDVYKDENTLAIMVRAFYEQNCAMVVGTYMMTDFNMNMIAPGIIDHKEWTPANGRNNALRINGLGAPRAFYTPVLREVKVPNTSYGEDYALGLNFSRQYQIGRVYDVVYLCRRWDDNSDASLDIVKMNGHNLYKDRIRTWELQARIAMNKNK; encoded by the coding sequence ATGAATAAAATCAGTTGCTTTCTTCCCTACGCAGGAAAAGAACAAGTAGAAAAAACAGTGAACAGCCTACAGGCGACAGGACTTATAGAAGAAATCCGGTTAATCACGACCGATACCACTCTGGAATCGCTCCCGGGCTGCGAAATATTGTTTGTTGACATGCCCTACAGCAGTGCAACCCTCAAAGCTATTGCTAATGCAGCCAAAGGAGAATACACATTGCTTTATACCAAAGAGACTACGCTCGAAATGGGTATGTTTGCACTGGAACGTATGATACACATCCTTGAAGATTCAAGCGCCGGTATGGTATATGCCGACCACTACCAAATAGCAGACGGCAAGCAGAGCAACGCTCCGGTAATCGACTACCAATTCGGTTCCTTGAGGGATGACTTCAACTTTGGCTCCCTGCTCCTTTTCAACACCGAAAAACTAAAGGAAGCCGCCGGACACATGAAGTCTGACTACAACTTCGCCGGACTTTACGACCTGCGCTTGAAATTGAGCCAACATTCAAACTTGGTACATATCAACGAATACTTATACAGCGAGGTGGAAAACGATACCCGCAAGAGCGGCGAAAAGATTTTCGACTATGTAGACCCCAAAAACCGTGACCGCCAGATTGAGATGGAGCAGGCATGTACCGAACATCTGAAAGAAATCGGGGGATATCTGGCACCGGAGTTCAAGAAGATTGAGTTCTCTGCCGGTAACTTTGAGTATGAAGCTTCGGTCATCATTCCGGTGCGCAACCGTATCCGTACCATCCGCGATGCCATCAAGTCGGTACTGATGCAGAAGACAGACTTCAAATATAATCTTATCATCATCGACAACCATTCCACAGACGGCACAACGGAGGCCATCGACGAATTCAAGGACGACGAACGCCTCATCCATATCGTCCCCGAACGCAACGACCTCGGTATCGGCGGTTGCTGGAATGTAGGTGTACACCACCCCAAGTGTGGCAAGTTTGCCGTGCAGCTGGACAGCGATGACGTATACAAAGACGAAAATACACTCGCCATCATGGTCCGCGCCTTCTACGAGCAGAACTGCGCCATGGTAGTAGGCACCTATATGATGACGGACTTCAACATGAACATGATTGCTCCGGGCATCATCGACCACAAGGAATGGACTCCGGCAAACGGACGCAACAACGCCCTCCGCATCAACGGTCTGGGTGCCCCGCGCGCCTTCTACACCCCGGTGCTGCGCGAAGTGAAAGTTCCCAACACCAGCTATGGCGAAGACTATGCACTGGGACTGAACTTCTCCCGCCAATACCAGATAGGACGTGTGTACGACGTGGTCTACCTCTGCCGCCGTTGGGACGACAACTCCGATGCCTCACTGGACATCGTGAAAATGAACGGACACAACCTCTACAAAGACCGCATCCGTACCTGGGAACTTCAGGCACGCATAGCGATGAACAAAAACAAGTGA
- a CDS encoding DUF4922 domain-containing protein: protein MNQTIHHLLTGQLASWETARNNYAALSGVRVKELNVNGILYKVQFNPARIVSSGAKVDAKSILERKCFLCPANLPPVQKGIPFGGHYNILVNPFPIFPRHLTVPELAHTPQRIATRFTDMLELAEALTDYTIFYNGPKCGASAPDHAHFQAGNKGFMPIEKDWRGQTAGKIADYRKAALWYLDDAPRATLVIESTSKEDAADLFDIIYRSLDVKPEEDEPMMNVLVLYEADRWVVFVFPREKHRPACYTAEGEANLLSSPASVDLGGVFITPVEKDFLKITAEDVAQILSEVCLSATDFHKVRQRIREKI, encoded by the coding sequence ATGAATCAAACGATACACCATCTTCTGACTGGACAATTGGCATCCTGGGAGACGGCACGCAACAACTATGCCGCCCTCTCCGGTGTGCGGGTGAAAGAGCTGAATGTAAACGGGATACTTTATAAGGTACAGTTCAACCCCGCACGCATCGTTTCCTCCGGTGCCAAAGTGGATGCCAAGTCCATCCTGGAACGGAAATGCTTTCTGTGCCCGGCCAATTTGCCGCCGGTACAGAAAGGTATCCCGTTCGGAGGACACTACAATATTCTGGTGAATCCGTTCCCCATCTTCCCCCGCCACCTGACAGTACCGGAACTGGCACATACCCCTCAACGCATAGCCACCCGCTTCACCGACATGCTGGAGCTGGCCGAGGCGCTGACGGATTACACCATCTTCTACAACGGTCCCAAATGTGGTGCTTCCGCCCCCGACCATGCTCATTTCCAGGCAGGAAACAAAGGGTTCATGCCTATTGAAAAGGACTGGCGCGGACAGACTGCCGGGAAAATAGCCGATTATAGGAAAGCAGCACTGTGGTATCTTGACGACGCTCCCCGTGCCACACTTGTGATTGAATCCACCTCCAAAGAGGACGCGGCAGACTTGTTCGACATCATTTACCGTTCTCTGGACGTGAAACCCGAAGAAGACGAGCCGATGATGAACGTACTGGTCCTATACGAGGCCGACCGTTGGGTGGTCTTTGTCTTCCCGCGCGAGAAACACCGCCCCGCCTGCTATACTGCCGAAGGAGAAGCCAATCTGTTGAGCAGCCCGGCATCCGTCGACTTGGGAGGTGTCTTTATCACCCCCGTAGAAAAGGATTTCTTGAAAATCACTGCGGAAGACGTGGCGCAGATATTAAGTGAAGTATGCCTCTCTGCCACAGATTTCCACAAGGTACGGCAGCGTATCAGGGAAAAAATATGA
- a CDS encoding SpoIID/LytB domain-containing protein has translation MKEPKVQVGILFEPQIEFVLLNPYRMDGTEVSGKQVVTYDEGKILWNGRRYDELLFEPQHEQTDAFELLDVTIGINFHWERKEDQCFLGALKIIVENGKLTGINVIHVEDYLTSVISSEMSATASLELLKAHAVISRSWLLAQIQKNKEITEAQANYSAFTQTDEELIRWYDREDHTHFDVCADDHCQRYQGITRASTDIVKQAISATRGQVLTSDGKICDARFSKCCGGAFEEFQYCWEDIKYPYLAQQRDSKTHTTLPDLTQEVEADRWIRTSPEAFCNTTDKKILSQVLNNYDQETTDFYRWKVEYTQEELSALILKRSGIDYGQIIDLIPIARGTSGRLWKLKIVGTKRTLTIGKELEIRRTLSTSHLYSSAFVVDKEELSAEGIPGRFILTGAGWGHGVGLCQIGAAVMGEQGYKYDAILLHYYIGASIDKLYE, from the coding sequence ATGAAAGAGCCCAAAGTACAAGTAGGCATTCTGTTTGAACCGCAGATAGAATTCGTTTTGCTGAACCCGTATCGCATGGACGGAACGGAAGTCAGCGGCAAGCAGGTAGTGACCTACGACGAAGGCAAGATTCTCTGGAATGGACGCCGGTATGACGAACTGTTGTTCGAACCGCAACACGAGCAGACCGATGCCTTCGAACTATTGGACGTTACCATCGGCATCAATTTCCATTGGGAGCGCAAGGAAGACCAGTGTTTTCTGGGTGCCCTCAAAATCATCGTTGAGAATGGAAAGCTCACCGGCATCAACGTCATCCATGTAGAAGATTATCTGACCAGCGTCATCTCCTCCGAGATGAGTGCCACCGCATCTCTGGAACTGCTCAAGGCACACGCTGTCATCTCCCGAAGCTGGCTACTGGCACAAATACAGAAGAATAAGGAAATCACCGAAGCCCAAGCCAACTACTCGGCCTTTACGCAGACCGACGAAGAGCTGATTCGCTGGTACGACCGAGAGGACCACACCCACTTCGATGTATGCGCCGACGACCATTGTCAGCGCTACCAGGGCATTACACGTGCCTCTACCGATATTGTGAAACAAGCCATCTCCGCTACCCGCGGCCAGGTACTGACATCTGATGGTAAGATTTGCGACGCCCGTTTCTCCAAATGCTGCGGCGGTGCTTTCGAGGAATTCCAATACTGCTGGGAAGACATCAAATACCCCTATCTTGCCCAACAACGAGACAGTAAAACACATACCACACTACCCGATTTGACGCAGGAAGTCGAAGCGGACCGCTGGATTCGTACCTCCCCCGAAGCATTCTGCAACACCACCGACAAGAAAATCCTCTCGCAGGTACTCAATAACTATGACCAGGAGACTACGGACTTCTATCGCTGGAAAGTGGAATATACCCAGGAAGAGCTTTCAGCCCTCATTCTGAAACGTTCAGGCATTGACTACGGACAAATCATCGACCTTATCCCCATAGCCCGCGGAACCAGCGGACGCCTCTGGAAACTGAAGATTGTGGGAACCAAACGCACACTCACCATCGGCAAGGAACTGGAAATCCGCCGCACGCTCTCCACTTCACACCTCTACAGCTCTGCCTTCGTGGTAGACAAAGAGGAGTTGTCCGCCGAAGGCATTCCCGGACGCTTCATCCTCACCGGTGCCGGTTGGGGGCATGGTGTGGGACTTTGCCAAATAGGTGCAGCCGTGATGGGCGAGCAAGGGTATAAGTATGATGCAATACTGCTGCACTACTATATAGGTGCCAGCATTGACAAGCTGTATGAATAA